Part of the Qipengyuania sp. SS22 genome, TCCGCCGCGCTGCGACGATCTGCGCGCTCGAGCTGTTGGTGCCCTAAAGGTTGGCAGCCGCGTTTTCCCGGCCATAGAGCGCATCGGCGCGGTCTTCGAAGGCCTGCACCATCTTGCGGAAAGCACGGTCGAAATACTGGCCTGCCAGCGCCTCGAACACGGCGTTGCGAAAGGTAAAGTCGACACAGAAATCGACCTCGCACCCGCCGTCTTCGGTAGGCGTGAAGGTCCAGTTGTTGTCGAGATCCTTGAGCGGCCCGTCGACGTAGAACACTTCGAGATGTTCGGGCCGCTGTTTGACGACGCGCGAGGTGAACTTCTCGCGGATCGCCTTGAACCCGACCAGCATGTCGGCAGTCATCTCGGTTGCGCTGTCGCTGCGCACGCGGGTCGCGACGACCCATGGCAGGAACTCGCCATAGCTGCCGACATCGGCCACAAGGTCGAACATCTGCTCCTGGCTGTAAGGCAGCCGCCGTTTCTCACGGATGCCGGGCATCAGGCGCCCTGCTTGGCTAGCTTTGCTTCGCGCGCTGCGCGCATTTCGGCAAAATCGTCACCGGCATGGTAGCTCGACCGGGTGAGCGGGCTCGAGGCGACCTGCAGGAACCCCTTGGCGCGCGCGATCGAACCATAGGCAGCGAACTGCTTGGGGGTAACGAAATCCTCGACCGTGGCATGCTTGGGCGTCGGCTGGAGATATTGGCCCATGGTGATGAAATCGATGCCCGCACTGCGCATGTCGTCCATCACCTGATGCACTTCGAGCCGGCCCTCGCCAAGACCCAGCATGATGCCCGACTTGGTGAAGATCAGCGGATTATTCGCCTTTGCCTCTTCGAGCAGGCGCAGCGAAGCGTAGTAGCGCGCACCCGGGCGGATCGTGGGATAGAGCCGCGGGACGGTTTCCAGATTGTGGTTGAACACATCGGGCCCGGCTTCGCAGATCTCGGCGATCGACTCCTTCATCCGCCCCTTGAAGTCGGGCGTGAGGATTTCGATCGTCGTATTCGGCGTTTCGCGGCGCAGCGCGTTGATGACCTTTACGAACTGGCCCGCGCCGCGATCGGGCAGATCGTCGCGGTCGACGCTGGTGATGACGATATGCTCGAGCCCCATCGCCGCCGCCGCCGTAGCCGTATGCTCGGGCTCCAGCGGATCGACTGGCATCGGCATACCCGTCTTGATGTTGCAGAACCGGCAGGCGCGCGTGCAGGTATCGCCAAGGATCATTACCGTGGCGTGCTTCTTGGTCCAGCATTCGCCGATGTTCGGGCAAGCCGCTTCCTCGCACACGGTATGCAGGTTGAGTTCGCGCATCAGCTTGCGCGTTTCCTGATATCCCTTGCTGACAGGCGCCTTGACCCTGATCCAGTCGGGCTTGCGTTGCATCTTGGGGCGTTCGCCCTCGGGCTGGGGTGCGGAGGAGAGGTCGTTCATGTCACGGCCCATCTAGGCCCCCTCCCCGCGCACGGCAACCCATCGCCAATCGCACCGGCACTTGCGTCGCACCACTTTTCGGGGCAGCGGAGCGGGCATGAAGACATTCGCCGATATGATCGAAGGGTATGGCCGCTTCCGCGAAGGCGACTGGCAGCGTCAGCACGATCGCTGGGAGCAGCTCAGGGGCGGCCAGTCGCCGCAGGTCATGGTCATCGCCTGTTCGGACAGCCGGGTCGATCCGGCGCAGATCTTCGACGTCGATCCGGGCGAGATTTTCGTCGTCCGCAATGTCGCGGCACTGGTTCCGCCGTTCGAAACCACCCCCGGACGTCACGGCGTATCGGCCGCGCTCGAATTCGCGGTCCAGTTCCTCAAGGTGCGCGAAGTGGTCGTCATGGGCCACGGCATGTGCGGCGGCTGCAAGGCCGCGCTGACGCAGGATTTGCATGGCAATGAACTCGGCGAAGGCGGGTTCGTCGCGCATTGGATCGACATGCTCGATGCGGTGCGCGGCCCGATCGCCGCCGCGCAGGGCACCAGCGGACGCGGCGCCGAGCGCGCGATGGAACTGGCCGCGGTCAAGGTTAGCCTGGAGAACCTGCGCACCTTCCCCTGCGTCCGGGAGAAGGAAGCCGACGGATCGCTCGCCGTGCGCGGCGCCTATTTCGCGATTTCGGATGGCATCCTTCACCTGCTCGACGAGACCAGCGGGGAGTTCTTGCCGGCCTCGTGACTTGCGCCGCGCGAGTCCTGCGGTCATGGAGCGGGCATGTCGGAATTCGAACAGCGCAACATCGCCCTTCTCATCGATTCGGATAACGCGAGCCCATCGGGGATCGACCCGGTCCTGACCGTCCTCGCCGAGCTCGGCCAGGTCAATATCCGCCGGGCCTATGGCAATTGGCGCAAGACCAGCCTCAAGGGCTGGATCGACCTGATGCATCGCTATGGCATCGAACCGCAGCAGCAGTTCGACATAACCAAGGGCAAGAACGCCACAGACATGAAGATGACCATCGATGCGATGGACCTGCTTTATCGCGGGCGCGTCCACGGCTTCGGCATCATGAGTTCGGACAGCGATTTCATGCCGCTGGCGATGCGGATCCGGCAGGAAGGCCTGCCCGTCTACGGTTTCGGCGGTGCCAAGACACCCGACGCGTTCCGCCAGGCCTGCACCCGCTTCATCGATGTCAACGCGCTGATCAAGGCGGAGAAGGACAGCCGCAAGGAAGGCGGACCGAGCAAGGAATCGAATGTCCTCGACAAGGAACTGCTCGATCTCCTGTTCGATGCCTATGCAGCCAGCAAGCGCGACGACAAGGGTTACGCCAATTTGTCCGAAGTCGGTCAGCGCGCGGGCAATCGGTCGAGCTTCGACACCCGCAATTACGGCTTTGCCCGCCTCACCGATCTGATCGAGACGATCCCCAATTTTTCGGTCGAACGCCGCGCCAACGGCCAGAGCTTCGTCAAGCGGTTGCGTTGACGAAAAAAGGGGCGCGAACCGCAGTCCGCGCCCTTCCTATTAGATTCGAGCTAAACGCTCTTACATCGTGCCTGCAGCCTGCTGCGCGGTGTAGATCGCCCAAAGATTGGCGATCGGCTTGCGCGCGCCTTCGACCTTGTTGAAGGTCGCTTCGGCCTCGGCAAATTTGCCCTGGTCGAACTGGGCGATCCCAAGGCGGGTCATGATCATCGCCGTATTGGCACCCGGAACGGTCAGCGCCTTCGTGTAGAAGGTTTCCGCATCCGCCGGGCGTTCTTGGCTGAGCAACGTGTCACCGGCCGCGAGGACGGTATTGATCGTAGCGCCCGCCTTGTTCGCATCGGCCATCAGCCCATCCATGTCGGCCCGGTCGGCTGCCGCGCGTTCGGCGGCCTGGCGGCGGGTATCGGTTACATAGGGATCGGTCTGGTCGAGCATACCGTTGGCGTAGCCCTCGTCGATCACCGAAACGACTTCGGCGGGAAGACGGCGATAATCGGCCGCATCGACATATTCGAGGTAGAGCTTGCCGTCGCGCAGCACACCAACCCGCTGGCCAAGACGCAGAAGGTCGAGGATTTCGGGGTTCTCATAGCCACCGGTATTCAGCAGGATGGCGACCGCATCGCCCCAGCTGTCCTCACCCGGGTACTGGGTGACGTACCACGCCGAATACTTGTTGGCTTCCGCATTGAGGTTGTTGTTGTATGCCTGCGCGAGACCGCGTTTCAGCCATGCTTCATCGATTGTTTCACCAGCCGCAACCCTGGCGTTGATGAGGTCGCTCAGATATGTAAGCCCCTGCTGCGCCTGATCTTCCGCGAAGTAGCTTTCCGCAACGAAGATCAGCGGATCGTTGTCGGTATAGCCCGCGTCTGCCGAGGCCTGGAAGTAGGGCCGAGCCTTACCATAGTCGTTCGCCGCATAGGCGAGCTGCCCGGCAACGAAATTGAACTGGCCGATGTTTTCTTCGGGCACATTGCCGCTCTGCAGCATCAGTTCCATGCCCTGCAAAGCGACCACCTGGTCCTGCTGCTTGGCAGCGTTCGCATAGATGAAGCTACCCGCCGCATAGCGGTCGTCATTGTTTTCGGTCGCTGCTATGAGGCCCGGAAAGCCAGCCTTGAGCGCGGGATAATCGAGCGGTTCGGTGGCCGCGATAACTTCGAGCGGCTGGTAGGTTGCGATGAATGTCTTCGAATATTTCGGCTTCGGCTTCTTCTGCGCGAATGCTGGTGTTTCAATAGCCGCGGTGCCGATGACACCGCCGGTTGCCAGAGCGATGGCCAGAGCGAAGGTCGAAGCTGCGCCGTTCTTGCGGGCGAGACGAGTGAAAATCATGTGGTAAACTCCCAAGAGTGAAAAGGGGGCTGAGCGCGCCGGGCGCCGATATGAAAAGGTCTGGGCGGGACATGCCGCGTGCGGGCGCTCATTGCAAATTCTTCTACCGGAACGGGGCTGAACACGCATTGAATGCGCCTTCGCCCCGTGGTTCATGGTTACTATTCGCGACTGCACCACCCATATGTGGAAAAAGCGCGCGAAACCGGGCTTTGGTTCCCGCTCGCGAGTGGCGCTAGGGCGCCCTTTCGCCTAGGCTCCAAACCATCAGAACATAAGCATTTCGCAGTACGGAAACACATCTTGTCCGACGATACCGATCTTCTCGATAATCCCGCTCCCGGCGGTGAAGAATACGCGCGCATCGACATCGTCGATGAAATGAAAACCAGCTATCTCGATTACGCGATGAGCGTGATCGTGAGCCGGGCGCTCCCTGATGTGCGTGACGGGCTCAAGCCAGTCCACCGGCGCATTCTCTTCGCCAGCCAGGAAGGCGGCTTCGTCGCCGGGCGCCCCTATCGCAAGAGCGCCAAGATCGTCGGCGACGTGATGGGTAACTATCACCCGCATGGCGATTCCGCGATCTACGATGCGCTGGCGCGCATGACGCAGGACTGGTCGCTGCGGGTCCCGCTGATCGACGGTCAGGGCAATTTCGGCTCGATGGATCCCGATCCGCCTGCCAGCATGCGCTATACCGAAGCGCGGCTGGCGCGGGTTGCCAACTCGCTGCTCGACGATCTCGACAAGGACACGGTCGACTTCTCCGACAATTACGACGGCTCGCGCCGCGAACCCACGGTGCTCCCGGCGCGTTTCCCGAACCTGCTGGTCAACGGCGCGGGCGGCATCGCGGTCGGCATGGCGACCAATATCCCGCCACATAATCTGGGCGAAGTGATCGACGGCTGTCTCGCCTTTATCGAGAATCCCGCGATTACCTCCGAAGAACTGTTCGAGATCATTCCGGGACCGGATTTCCCCACTTCCCCGCTTATCCTCGGCAAATCCGGCGCGCGCTCGGCCTATACCACCGGGCGTGGGTCGATCCTCCAGCGTGCCCGCCACGAGATCGAGACCAAGGGCAACCGCCAGTCGATCGTGCTGACGTCGATCCCCTATCAGGTCGGCAAGAACGCATTGGTCGAGAAGATCGCCGAAGCCGCGAAGGAAAAGCGGATCGAAGGCGTCTCCGACATCCGGGACGAATCGAGCCGTGAAGGCGTGCGGATGGTCGTCGACCTCAAGCGCGATGCTTCCCCCGAAGTCGTGCTTAACCAGATCTGGCGCTATACCCCGGCGCAGGCGAGCTTCCCCGCCAATATGCTGGCCATCCGCGGCGGCCGC contains:
- a CDS encoding type II toxin-antitoxin system RatA family toxin yields the protein MPGIREKRRLPYSQEQMFDLVADVGSYGEFLPWVVATRVRSDSATEMTADMLVGFKAIREKFTSRVVKQRPEHLEVFYVDGPLKDLDNNWTFTPTEDGGCEVDFCVDFTFRNAVFEALAGQYFDRAFRKMVQAFEDRADALYGRENAAANL
- the lipA gene encoding lipoyl synthase, which encodes MNDLSSAPQPEGERPKMQRKPDWIRVKAPVSKGYQETRKLMRELNLHTVCEEAACPNIGECWTKKHATVMILGDTCTRACRFCNIKTGMPMPVDPLEPEHTATAAAAMGLEHIVITSVDRDDLPDRGAGQFVKVINALRRETPNTTIEILTPDFKGRMKESIAEICEAGPDVFNHNLETVPRLYPTIRPGARYYASLRLLEEAKANNPLIFTKSGIMLGLGEGRLEVHQVMDDMRSAGIDFITMGQYLQPTPKHATVEDFVTPKQFAAYGSIARAKGFLQVASSPLTRSSYHAGDDFAEMRAAREAKLAKQGA
- a CDS encoding carbonic anhydrase, encoding MKTFADMIEGYGRFREGDWQRQHDRWEQLRGGQSPQVMVIACSDSRVDPAQIFDVDPGEIFVVRNVAALVPPFETTPGRHGVSAALEFAVQFLKVREVVVMGHGMCGGCKAALTQDLHGNELGEGGFVAHWIDMLDAVRGPIAAAQGTSGRGAERAMELAAVKVSLENLRTFPCVREKEADGSLAVRGAYFAISDGILHLLDETSGEFLPAS
- a CDS encoding NYN domain-containing protein; the protein is MSEFEQRNIALLIDSDNASPSGIDPVLTVLAELGQVNIRRAYGNWRKTSLKGWIDLMHRYGIEPQQQFDITKGKNATDMKMTIDAMDLLYRGRVHGFGIMSSDSDFMPLAMRIRQEGLPVYGFGGAKTPDAFRQACTRFIDVNALIKAEKDSRKEGGPSKESNVLDKELLDLLFDAYAASKRDDKGYANLSEVGQRAGNRSSFDTRNYGFARLTDLIETIPNFSVERRANGQSFVKRLR
- a CDS encoding tetratricopeptide repeat protein, producing MIFTRLARKNGAASTFALAIALATGGVIGTAAIETPAFAQKKPKPKYSKTFIATYQPLEVIAATEPLDYPALKAGFPGLIAATENNDDRYAAGSFIYANAAKQQDQVVALQGMELMLQSGNVPEENIGQFNFVAGQLAYAANDYGKARPYFQASADAGYTDNDPLIFVAESYFAEDQAQQGLTYLSDLINARVAAGETIDEAWLKRGLAQAYNNNLNAEANKYSAWYVTQYPGEDSWGDAVAILLNTGGYENPEILDLLRLGQRVGVLRDGKLYLEYVDAADYRRLPAEVVSVIDEGYANGMLDQTDPYVTDTRRQAAERAAADRADMDGLMADANKAGATINTVLAAGDTLLSQERPADAETFYTKALTVPGANTAMIMTRLGIAQFDQGKFAEAEATFNKVEGARKPIANLWAIYTAQQAAGTM